The following proteins are encoded in a genomic region of Iodidimonas sp. SYSU 1G8:
- a CDS encoding aromatic ring-hydroxylating dioxygenase subunit alpha — MTTPNPAWAKEPAPRYPEPSFKGSKIEGFRYHSKEFFEKEWEYMWTKVWLLLGRADEIPETGDYQQEEVGPESILMVRQEDGGIRAFYNVCQHRGARLIFNDVGTVDAFTCPYHGWRWEIDGQLTFALDPEDFPEGDPCGKLTLNEIRCEVFAGFIWVNMDPDCVTLKEYLGPLWDEWAAYEMDHWKRYLAQTCTAPINWKVILDNFNESYHLPTVHPQAAGKTEESYLSTQYDMAPEGHARMWMQSGKPSKQMEWNGGQVKIEPVLERQLRLWELDPDEFRGGREYETREAIQQAMRKLGKSRGYNHFDNLRDHQLTDVYHYFLFPNFAVSLWATGFHFLRARPHPTDPTQSVFDHWWYSPVPFDLETPIHTPNGTFKAGDEAEHEVFNYGEQSLGLLIDQDMGVTTGQQLGFRSRAFKGVYLSGQEARIRRYHEVIDEYIEGKGKRKVDSTPHTAIAAE; from the coding sequence ATGACCACACCGAATCCCGCCTGGGCCAAGGAGCCCGCGCCCCGCTATCCCGAGCCCAGCTTCAAGGGCAGCAAGATCGAGGGTTTCCGCTATCACTCGAAGGAATTCTTCGAGAAGGAATGGGAATATATGTGGACCAAGGTGTGGCTGCTGCTCGGCCGCGCCGATGAAATCCCCGAGACCGGCGACTATCAGCAGGAAGAGGTCGGCCCGGAATCCATCCTCATGGTGCGCCAGGAAGACGGCGGCATCCGTGCCTTCTACAATGTCTGCCAGCATCGCGGCGCGCGGCTGATCTTCAACGATGTCGGCACGGTCGATGCCTTCACCTGCCCCTATCATGGCTGGCGCTGGGAAATCGACGGCCAGCTCACCTTCGCGCTGGACCCCGAGGATTTCCCCGAGGGCGATCCCTGCGGCAAGCTGACGCTGAACGAGATCCGCTGCGAGGTGTTCGCCGGCTTCATCTGGGTCAACATGGACCCGGACTGCGTGACGCTGAAGGAATATCTCGGCCCGCTGTGGGACGAGTGGGCCGCCTACGAGATGGACCACTGGAAGCGCTATCTGGCGCAGACCTGCACGGCGCCGATCAACTGGAAGGTGATCCTGGACAATTTCAACGAGTCCTATCACCTGCCGACCGTTCACCCGCAGGCCGCCGGCAAGACAGAGGAAAGCTATCTCTCGACCCAGTACGACATGGCGCCGGAAGGCCACGCCCGCATGTGGATGCAGTCGGGCAAGCCGTCCAAGCAGATGGAATGGAATGGCGGCCAGGTGAAGATCGAGCCGGTGCTCGAGCGCCAGCTGCGCCTGTGGGAGCTGGATCCGGACGAGTTCCGCGGCGGCCGTGAATACGAAACCCGCGAGGCCATCCAGCAGGCCATGCGCAAGCTGGGCAAGTCGCGCGGCTACAACCATTTCGACAACCTCCGCGACCATCAGCTCACGGACGTCTACCACTACTTCCTGTTCCCCAATTTCGCGGTGTCGCTGTGGGCCACGGGCTTCCACTTCCTGCGCGCGCGGCCGCATCCGACCGACCCGACCCAGAGCGTGTTCGACCACTGGTGGTATTCGCCCGTGCCGTTCGATCTGGAGACGCCGATCCACACGCCGAACGGCACCTTCAAGGCCGGCGACGAAGCCGAGCATGAAGTGTTCAACTATGGCGAACAGAGCCTGGGCCTGCTGATCGACCAGGACATGGGCGTGACCACCGGCCAGCAGCTGGGCTTCCGCAGCCGCGCCTTCAAGGGCGTGTACCTGTCGGGCCAGGAGGCACGTATCCGCCGCTATCACGAAGTCATCGACGAGTACATCGAAGGCAAGGGCAAGCGGAAGGTGGACAGCACGCCGCACACGGCCATCGCCGCCGAATAG
- a CDS encoding aromatic ring-hydroxylating dioxygenase subunit alpha has translation MTLHTSAWYATGPAKWPQQTLRGHTIPGYRYTSKAFAAQEWEKVWTKVWLLLGREDEIPEAGDYQMEEVGPESFIMVRQHDGAIKAYYNVCLHRGARLIFNEVGTADAFTCPYHGWRWEIDGSLTHAQDAEDFPEGDPCGKLTLTEIRCETFAGFVWVNMDPDCVSLREYLGPVWGDWQPYQIHTWKRYLALTANVPVNWKVILDNFNESYHLPAVHPQADATVEENYRWTQFDMADEGHNRMWMQSGSPSHRLIGSGQPLIKPALEGALRAWELDPADFEGREFETREALQQAKRRLGPARGYTYFNDLRDHQLTDTYHYFLFPNFAVSIWAEGFHFLRARPHPTDPEQCVFDNWWYAPAPEGVTTPVMTAAGPVERDAEVEHVVFNFGEQSLGEPIDQDMAVTPGQQLGFRSRAYKGVYLAKQEHRIRRFHEVIDDYIEGRRPAPRRSEAIAAE, from the coding sequence ATGACATTACATACATCGGCCTGGTACGCGACCGGCCCGGCGAAATGGCCGCAGCAGACGCTGCGCGGGCACACGATTCCAGGCTATCGCTACACGTCCAAGGCCTTCGCCGCTCAGGAATGGGAAAAGGTCTGGACCAAGGTCTGGCTGCTGCTCGGCCGCGAGGATGAAATCCCCGAAGCCGGTGACTACCAGATGGAGGAGGTCGGCCCTGAATCCTTCATCATGGTCCGCCAGCACGACGGCGCCATCAAGGCCTACTACAATGTCTGCCTGCACCGGGGCGCACGGCTGATCTTCAACGAAGTGGGCACGGCGGACGCCTTCACCTGTCCCTATCATGGCTGGCGCTGGGAAATCGACGGCAGCCTGACCCATGCCCAGGACGCCGAGGATTTCCCGGAGGGCGATCCCTGCGGCAAGCTGACGCTGACCGAAATCCGCTGCGAGACCTTCGCCGGTTTCGTGTGGGTGAACATGGACCCCGACTGCGTGTCGCTGCGCGAGTATCTCGGTCCGGTCTGGGGCGACTGGCAGCCCTACCAGATCCATACATGGAAGCGCTATCTGGCGCTGACGGCGAACGTGCCGGTGAACTGGAAGGTGATCCTGGACAATTTCAACGAGTCCTACCACCTGCCCGCCGTCCATCCCCAGGCCGACGCCACCGTCGAGGAAAACTATCGCTGGACCCAGTTCGACATGGCCGATGAAGGCCATAACCGTATGTGGATGCAGTCCGGCTCGCCCTCGCACCGGCTGATCGGCAGCGGCCAGCCGCTGATCAAGCCGGCGCTCGAGGGCGCGCTGAGAGCATGGGAGCTCGACCCCGCCGATTTCGAGGGCCGCGAGTTCGAGACGCGCGAGGCGCTGCAGCAGGCCAAACGCAGACTGGGACCCGCGCGCGGCTATACTTATTTCAACGACCTGCGCGATCACCAGTTGACCGACACCTATCACTACTTCCTGTTCCCGAACTTCGCCGTGTCGATCTGGGCCGAAGGTTTCCACTTCCTGCGCGCCCGGCCGCACCCGACCGACCCGGAACAGTGCGTGTTCGACAACTGGTGGTACGCGCCGGCGCCGGAGGGCGTCACCACGCCGGTGATGACCGCGGCCGGCCCGGTCGAGCGCGATGCCGAGGTGGAGCACGTCGTGTTCAATTTCGGCGAGCAGTCGCTGGGCGAGCCGATCGACCAGGACATGGCCGTCACGCCCGGCCAGCAGCTGGGCTTCCGCTCCCGCGCCTACAAGGGCGTCTACCTGGCGAAGCAGGAACACCGGATCCGGCGCTTCCACGAGGTGATCGACGACTATATCGAGGGACGTCGTCCGGCACCGAGACGCAGCGAAGCCATCGCCGCGGAATAG
- a CDS encoding VOC family protein, with protein MDMPYGAIVQQAYVVNDIEAAAARFSKTFGIGPFVLLEHIKLPEVLYRGQPAEMELSAALCQAGPIQIELIQQHYDGPSCYRDTWPKGQEGFHHVAVLCEDFEAERARYEAMGCPTAMIFGTRETRTCYMDARHMSNGMVELYTDYKGIRDLYRMVSDRARTWDGKSVIVRP; from the coding sequence ATGGACATGCCGTACGGCGCGATCGTGCAACAGGCCTATGTGGTCAACGATATCGAAGCCGCCGCCGCGCGCTTCAGCAAGACGTTCGGCATCGGCCCGTTCGTGCTGCTGGAGCACATCAAGCTGCCGGAGGTGCTGTACCGCGGCCAGCCGGCCGAAATGGAACTGTCGGCGGCGCTGTGCCAGGCCGGGCCGATCCAGATCGAGCTGATCCAGCAGCATTATGACGGCCCGTCCTGCTACCGCGACACCTGGCCGAAGGGGCAGGAAGGCTTCCACCATGTCGCCGTGCTCTGCGAGGATTTCGAGGCCGAGCGGGCACGTTACGAAGCCATGGGCTGCCCGACCGCGATGATCTTCGGCACCAGGGAAACCCGCACCTGCTACATGGACGCCCGCCACATGAGCAACGGCATGGTCGAGCTCTATACCGACTACAAGGGCATCCGCGACCTCTATCGCATGGTCTCGGACCGCGCCCGGACCTGGGACGGGAAGAGCGTCATCGTCCGGCCCTGA
- a CDS encoding cytochrome P450 gives MTKLDQMNFFDPQTVECPFGFYQAARAEAPVYKLPNSPIPGRDVWLVTPYKLVHDVLRDWRTYSNRFASLMSARGQRDPDVEAIMSEGFPPVETMLTQDPPEQKNYRNLVNKAFSAARVNSMEAYITRICDERIDEMLKTTECDFFESFAIPLPVFVIADQLGVPRADLPAFKRWSDDVIASLSQMGGKEQQLQGARSVVEMHKYFARVLENRRAEPQDDIISDLANATLDDGRLLNMSEALSILQQLLVAGNETTTNALAGGLAYILETPGLADRLAADPSLIPNVVEEILRLEAPTKHMWRIVKHDTELGGVALPEGAILLLSYDAANRDEAKFDDGEAFDPCRKNAGAHLSFGLGTHFCVGALLARKEMAIAYERLFTRLTDLRLTPGRNELRHIVSILHRGLTGLHVSYRAR, from the coding sequence GTGACGAAACTCGACCAAATGAACTTCTTCGACCCGCAGACCGTGGAATGCCCCTTCGGGTTTTATCAGGCGGCGCGGGCGGAAGCGCCGGTCTACAAGCTGCCCAACAGCCCGATCCCGGGCCGGGACGTCTGGCTGGTCACGCCCTACAAGCTGGTGCATGACGTGCTGCGCGACTGGCGGACCTATTCCAACCGCTTCGCCAGCCTGATGAGCGCGCGGGGCCAACGCGACCCGGACGTGGAGGCGATCATGTCCGAGGGCTTTCCGCCGGTCGAGACCATGCTGACCCAGGACCCGCCCGAGCAGAAGAACTACCGCAACCTGGTGAACAAGGCGTTCAGCGCCGCCCGCGTGAATTCCATGGAGGCCTACATCACCCGGATCTGCGACGAGCGGATCGACGAGATGCTGAAGACCACGGAATGCGATTTCTTCGAGAGCTTCGCCATTCCGCTGCCTGTGTTCGTCATCGCCGACCAGCTCGGCGTGCCGCGCGCCGACCTGCCCGCGTTCAAGCGCTGGTCCGACGACGTCATCGCCAGCCTGAGCCAGATGGGCGGCAAGGAACAGCAGCTGCAGGGCGCGCGCTCGGTCGTCGAGATGCACAAATACTTCGCCAGGGTCCTCGAAAACCGCCGCGCCGAGCCGCAGGACGACATCATCAGCGATCTGGCCAACGCCACGCTGGACGACGGCCGCCTGCTGAACATGTCCGAGGCGCTGTCGATCCTGCAACAGCTACTCGTCGCCGGCAACGAGACCACCACCAACGCGCTGGCCGGCGGCCTGGCCTACATTCTCGAGACGCCCGGCCTCGCCGACCGGCTGGCGGCCGATCCGTCGCTGATCCCCAACGTGGTCGAGGAAATCCTGCGCCTGGAAGCGCCGACCAAGCACATGTGGCGCATCGTCAAGCATGACACCGAACTGGGCGGCGTCGCGCTGCCGGAGGGCGCGATCCTGCTGCTGAGCTACGATGCCGCGAACCGTGACGAGGCCAAGTTCGACGATGGCGAGGCGTTCGATCCCTGCCGCAAGAACGCCGGCGCCCACCTTTCCTTCGGCCTCGGCACCCATTTCTGCGTCGGCGCGCTGCTGGCGCGCAAGGAGATGGCCATTGCCTACGAGCGCCTGTTCACGCGTTTGACCGATCTGCGGCTGACGCCGGGCAGGAACGAGCTGCGCCACATCGTCAGTATCCTGCACCGCGGCCTGACCGGCCTGCACGTCAGCTACCGCGCGCGCTGA